The proteins below come from a single Moritella sp. F3 genomic window:
- a CDS encoding siderophore-interacting protein codes for MSKKPNGRIVTVIDSQQITPNMQRISFQADDLSDFPTDAEGGYIKLLFTEQGETDISTLPADTRPKMRTYTIRHLRHSLDQFDVDFVRHGHGVNEQTISEHGGFAAAWSQSARIGDSISIAGPGEIKPINLHVNWYFLVADMTALPALAAQLNKLPATAEGYAVIEINHTDDKQTLIKPDGIEVVWVLANSTETELASQVQALAWLSGDVSVWCACEFSTMRALRQYFRNEKAVDKDNLYISSYWKAGCTEDGHKIAKRNDNEAQLSA; via the coding sequence ATGAGTAAGAAACCAAACGGTAGAATAGTCACAGTAATAGACAGCCAACAAATAACACCAAACATGCAACGTATTAGTTTTCAGGCTGATGATTTGTCTGACTTCCCCACTGATGCCGAGGGTGGTTATATTAAGCTATTATTCACTGAACAAGGTGAGACAGACATTTCAACATTACCGGCAGACACCCGTCCTAAAATGCGAACTTATACCATCCGCCATTTACGCCACTCACTCGATCAATTTGACGTTGATTTCGTTCGTCATGGACATGGTGTTAATGAACAAACAATAAGTGAACACGGTGGTTTTGCCGCGGCGTGGTCGCAATCAGCGCGCATTGGTGATTCCATCTCAATAGCAGGCCCAGGGGAAATAAAACCGATAAACCTGCACGTGAATTGGTACTTTTTAGTGGCAGACATGACTGCGCTACCGGCATTAGCCGCGCAACTCAACAAGCTCCCTGCGACAGCCGAAGGTTATGCCGTCATTGAAATTAACCATACAGATGACAAGCAAACCTTAATCAAACCAGATGGCATAGAAGTTGTTTGGGTTCTCGCGAATTCAACTGAGACAGAGCTAGCCAGCCAAGTACAAGCATTAGCTTGGTTATCAGGTGATGTCTCGGTGTGGTGTGCTTGTGAATTTTCAACCATGCGCGCATTACGCCAATACTTCAGAAATGAAAAAGCTGTCGATAAAGACAATCTCTATATCAGCAGCTATTGGAAAGCAGGTTGCACTGAAGACGGTCATAAAATAGCGAAACGTAATGATAATGAAGCGCAGCTAAGTGCTTAA
- a CDS encoding ABC transporter ATP-binding protein, which translates to MISLTNLSKSFGQHKVVDQASASFIKGQVTSIIGPNGAGKSTVLSMACRLLNKDSGNVIIDNQDVLDWDTKALAKKLAVLRQSNNLNMRFTVRELVAFGRYPYSQGKLTANDNDVINKAIGYLDLTPIENKYLDELSGGQRQLAFIAMVVAQDTDYVFLDEPLNNLDIKHSLQIMKNIKTLAHELGKAVVIVIHDINFASCYSDNIVALKKGKVVANGSVAEIINQATLSAIYDTDFDIHEINGKRICMYYGQ; encoded by the coding sequence GTGATTTCATTAACTAATTTATCTAAATCATTTGGCCAACACAAAGTTGTCGATCAAGCTTCAGCCTCATTCATTAAAGGCCAAGTCACTTCTATTATTGGCCCCAATGGCGCAGGTAAAAGTACCGTATTGTCGATGGCATGCCGTTTATTAAATAAAGACAGTGGTAACGTCATTATCGACAACCAAGACGTATTAGATTGGGACACCAAAGCACTGGCAAAAAAACTCGCGGTATTACGCCAGTCTAACAATCTTAATATGCGCTTTACGGTACGAGAATTAGTGGCGTTTGGGCGCTATCCTTATAGTCAGGGTAAGTTAACGGCTAACGACAATGACGTCATTAACAAAGCGATCGGCTACTTAGATTTAACCCCGATTGAAAACAAGTACCTTGATGAACTCAGTGGTGGTCAACGTCAGTTAGCCTTTATCGCCATGGTCGTGGCACAAGATACTGATTATGTATTTTTGGATGAGCCACTGAATAACTTAGATATTAAGCATTCATTACAAATAATGAAAAACATTAAAACCTTAGCGCATGAGTTAGGTAAAGCGGTGGTCATTGTGATCCACGATATTAACTTTGCCTCTTGTTATTCAGACAATATCGTCGCGCTAAAAAAAGGTAAAGTGGTCGCTAATGGGTCGGTTGCAGAAATCATCAACCAAGCAACCTTATCAGCAATTTATGACACTGATTTTGATATTCACGAAATCAATGGTAAGCGCATTTGCATGTACTACGGGCAATAG
- a CDS encoding iron chelate uptake ABC transporter family permease subunit, which translates to MSDAMKLTGLAAITVLFTFLFIGVGLDASNYEYFLSRRVPKVLAMIIASIAIAQSSLVFQTITHNRILTPSIMGFDALYLLTQVLVVVIFGGFSVLLLNPFINFVLSVSIMVGFSLLLFGFYFARNDGKSNVITLLLLGVIFGQLFDNVSSFFMMLVDPNDFLTIQASMFASFNNVNQELVYLCVIPLLIVSALLFKLAPVLDVFWLDNDNAISLGVDTRRITKQVLILVAIMISLSTALVGPVMFFGLLVANLTKEFFSTYRHKTLLIASSLMAMSMLLSGQWIIENVFSFSTTLSVVINFVGGLYFLSLLVRQKIQ; encoded by the coding sequence ATGTCTGATGCAATGAAACTCACCGGACTGGCAGCTATCACGGTACTCTTCACGTTTCTATTCATCGGCGTTGGCTTAGATGCTTCAAACTATGAATACTTTTTATCACGTCGCGTGCCGAAAGTGTTAGCCATGATCATCGCTAGCATTGCCATTGCCCAATCATCATTGGTCTTTCAAACCATTACCCATAATCGTATTTTAACCCCCAGTATTATGGGCTTTGATGCCTTGTATTTACTGACTCAAGTATTGGTCGTGGTTATCTTTGGCGGTTTTAGTGTATTGCTATTAAATCCATTTATTAACTTTGTCTTGTCGGTTTCCATCATGGTGGGCTTTTCGTTATTGTTGTTTGGTTTTTACTTCGCCAGAAATGATGGTAAGAGTAACGTCATAACCTTGTTATTACTTGGCGTTATCTTCGGTCAGTTATTTGATAATGTGTCATCGTTTTTCATGATGCTGGTTGACCCCAATGACTTCTTAACCATTCAAGCAAGCATGTTTGCCAGTTTTAATAACGTCAACCAGGAACTGGTGTACTTATGCGTGATACCGTTACTTATCGTCAGTGCCTTACTATTCAAACTCGCGCCTGTATTAGACGTATTTTGGTTAGACAATGACAATGCGATTAGCTTAGGCGTTGATACACGACGTATCACCAAGCAAGTGCTGATATTGGTTGCCATCATGATCTCGTTATCAACAGCCTTGGTGGGCCCTGTGATGTTCTTTGGCTTATTGGTCGCGAATTTAACCAAAGAGTTCTTTAGTACCTATCGTCATAAAACATTGCTCATCGCAAGTAGCTTAATGGCTATGTCGATGCTGCTATCAGGGCAATGGATCATCGAAAATGTCTTTAGCTTCTCGACCACGCTAAGTGTCGTGATCAACTTTGTGGGCGGCTTGTATTTCTTATCGCTGCTTGTTCGACAAAAAATTCAATAG
- the vctD gene encoding ABC transporter permease — MKKLLFVLVILSIASVFIGVADLSFAAILSGDTDAIELLLISRLPRLLAILLSGAGLSIAGLIMQQISQNRFASPSTSGTIECAMLGYVLSLVFLGHGDSLLLIFGMAIAGTLLFIQFIHRIQFKNAIYVPLIGIIFGNVVSSAATFVAYKYDAVQNLSAWTVANFASILQGNYELLYIALPISVISYWYATRLSAVGMGKDFATNIGLNYKQVLFIGIMLVSIMSASVVMIVGQLPFLGLIVPNLVAQFYGDNLRKNIPLTAIIGAILILLCDVVGRVIIFPYEIPISMIISILGGVVFIFFIVKGKQNV; from the coding sequence TTGAAAAAGTTATTGTTTGTACTGGTCATTCTCAGTATCGCCTCGGTATTTATCGGTGTCGCAGACCTCTCTTTCGCGGCTATTTTAAGTGGTGATACTGATGCGATAGAGCTGCTGTTAATCAGTCGATTACCCCGCCTATTGGCTATCTTGTTATCTGGCGCAGGGCTGAGTATTGCAGGTTTGATCATGCAGCAAATCAGTCAAAATAGGTTTGCATCACCATCGACCTCGGGCACGATTGAATGTGCCATGCTCGGCTATGTCTTAAGTCTGGTATTCCTTGGTCATGGTGATAGCTTATTACTGATATTTGGTATGGCGATTGCGGGCACCCTGCTATTCATTCAGTTTATCCATCGGATCCAATTTAAAAACGCCATTTACGTTCCGCTCATCGGTATTATTTTTGGTAATGTGGTGTCTTCCGCTGCCACTTTCGTCGCTTATAAATATGATGCAGTACAAAACCTATCAGCATGGACAGTGGCTAACTTTGCCAGCATTTTGCAAGGTAATTACGAGTTACTTTATATCGCCCTGCCTATCTCCGTAATCAGCTACTGGTACGCAACCCGTTTATCAGCGGTTGGGATGGGTAAAGACTTCGCCACCAATATAGGCTTGAATTACAAACAAGTACTCTTCATCGGCATTATGCTTGTGTCTATTATGTCTGCATCTGTCGTGATGATCGTCGGTCAATTACCTTTCTTAGGTCTGATCGTACCTAATTTAGTCGCGCAATTTTATGGGGATAATTTACGTAAGAACATTCCGCTAACGGCTATTATTGGGGCTATTTTGATTTTACTTTGTGATGTGGTTGGTCGCGTGATCATCTTCCCTTACGAGATCCCTATTTCAATGATCATCAGCATATTGGGTGGTGTGGTATTTATCTTCTTCATTGTAAAAGGGAAACAAAATGTCTGA
- a CDS encoding siderophore ABC transporter substrate-binding protein yields MKLSVVATFFGLLFSANALSETITVTHQLGKTTLETNPQRVVVIGTGTLDALDYFGIKPVALSKATTMPDYLLKYKSKEFASSGSLNEPDFETIYMQKPDVIIIGSRAVESYKELSKIAPTVMFAPESDGYWQSTQQQWRMLGDIFEIQPKVEAKIASVDAKITEIAAYNKTNDVKALTVMSAGGNITTFGALSRFSAIYRDFGFQEAVPNIKESRHGDLISYEFISNVNPANLFIIDKDKLINKDKSRTREEFANPLVKSTKAYKDDKLNYLDINAWYIALSGVTATDQMIEDMQQSRAL; encoded by the coding sequence ATGAAACTATCAGTTGTAGCTACTTTCTTTGGATTATTATTCTCAGCCAACGCTTTATCAGAAACCATCACAGTTACCCATCAATTAGGTAAAACCACATTGGAGACTAACCCTCAGCGTGTTGTCGTGATAGGTACCGGTACATTAGATGCGTTAGATTATTTTGGTATTAAGCCCGTAGCATTAAGTAAAGCGACAACGATGCCAGATTATTTGTTGAAATATAAAAGCAAAGAATTCGCGTCTTCAGGTAGCTTAAACGAACCTGATTTTGAAACCATTTACATGCAAAAACCAGATGTGATCATCATCGGTTCTCGCGCGGTCGAATCTTATAAAGAACTATCAAAAATAGCCCCTACAGTAATGTTCGCACCAGAATCAGATGGCTATTGGCAAAGTACCCAACAACAATGGCGTATGCTTGGTGACATCTTTGAAATCCAGCCAAAAGTAGAAGCTAAAATCGCCAGTGTTGATGCTAAGATCACTGAAATCGCAGCTTACAATAAAACTAATGACGTTAAAGCATTAACGGTAATGAGCGCTGGCGGCAATATCACTACGTTTGGTGCACTGTCGCGTTTTTCTGCCATTTATCGTGATTTTGGTTTCCAAGAAGCGGTGCCTAATATTAAAGAATCTCGTCATGGCGACCTGATCTCGTATGAATTTATTAGTAACGTTAATCCAGCTAACCTCTTCATCATCGACAAAGACAAATTGATTAATAAAGACAAGAGCCGTACCCGCGAAGAGTTCGCTAATCCATTAGTTAAATCAACCAAAGCGTATAAAGACGATAAGCTAAATTACTTAGACATTAACGCTTGGTATATTGCCCTGTCAGGTGTCACGGCAACCGACCAAATGATTGAAGATATGCAGCAATCACGCGCACTGTAA
- a CDS encoding DOPA 4,5-dioxygenase family protein has translation MSSITHTGIYDLTNALSNGLSHDLSNSHDSYHAHFYFDESSLALATALRTTIRDELGLEIGNLNTRLVGPHPQWSFAATFSHDDFDTFVPWVKANRQGLTVLIHAVTGDDLIDHTEHVHWLGSPIKLDLSGF, from the coding sequence ATGAGCTCTATCACCCATACTGGAATCTACGACTTAACGAATGCACTGAGTAATGGCCTAAGCCATGATTTAAGTAATAGCCACGACAGTTATCATGCTCATTTCTATTTTGATGAGTCATCGCTGGCATTAGCCACTGCATTACGCACTACTATTCGTGATGAACTTGGCTTAGAAATAGGTAATTTAAATACACGGTTGGTGGGGCCTCATCCACAATGGAGCTTTGCAGCAACGTTTAGTCATGATGATTTTGATACTTTCGTCCCTTGGGTTAAAGCAAATAGACAGGGACTGACCGTGTTGATACATGCAGTGACAGGCGATGATTTAATTGATCATACCGAGCATGTGCATTGGTTAGGTTCACCGATTAAACTTGATCTGTCTGGCTTTTAA
- a CDS encoding glutaredoxin domain-containing protein, whose protein sequence is MNKLIVLIVVAAFMNHYNPSLFNFIWQKDGAFNPSGTARALLFVHDECGAPCSAALEHLKSKSIKPEIIDLKDNPEGRKQLQQFVDSTMLPVLVVGNNIYSGFNARSYNEYLYEIKGDSVFSWRDKRVYKQHFDEFNQPKVVIYSRRGCSRCSDLRDSFDSYGIEYIEWNIHNNSEAKTRHSILAKAYGGSSDALLYVGTRRIEAFEVGGVLQAIEDLM, encoded by the coding sequence ATGAATAAATTGATTGTGCTGATAGTCGTGGCCGCGTTTATGAACCACTATAACCCAAGCCTATTTAATTTTATTTGGCAAAAAGATGGGGCATTTAACCCCAGTGGCACCGCAAGAGCATTATTGTTTGTGCATGACGAATGTGGCGCGCCGTGCAGTGCAGCGTTAGAACACCTTAAAAGTAAGTCAATAAAGCCTGAAATCATAGATCTAAAAGATAATCCTGAAGGTAGAAAGCAGTTACAGCAGTTCGTTGACAGTACGATGCTACCGGTATTGGTCGTGGGTAATAACATCTACAGCGGTTTTAATGCACGTAGCTATAATGAGTATCTATACGAAATAAAAGGCGACAGTGTTTTTAGTTGGCGAGATAAACGTGTTTACAAGCAACACTTCGATGAGTTTAATCAACCTAAAGTCGTTATTTACAGTCGTCGAGGTTGTAGTCGTTGTAGTGACCTGCGTGATAGTTTTGATTCATATGGTATCGAATATATTGAATGGAATATTCATAACAACAGTGAAGCGAAAACCCGTCATAGTATCCTAGCAAAAGCATACGGCGGCTCAAGTGATGCGTTATTGTATGTAGGGACAAGAAGGATTGAGGCATTCGAAGTCGGTGGTGTGTTGCAGGCGATAGAGGATTTAATGTAA
- a CDS encoding DUF3622 domain-containing protein, whose product MAKGKKYDFNLVLVDGSWTAEIVRKITSKKTVVSKSQAGFASESEAQIWAETELKGFLQNQIDRNARRIRLVSESVEDNVEERAEESEDNA is encoded by the coding sequence ATGGCTAAAGGCAAAAAGTACGATTTTAATTTGGTATTAGTAGACGGTTCTTGGACTGCTGAAATAGTTAGAAAAATCACATCTAAAAAAACAGTTGTATCAAAAAGCCAAGCTGGTTTTGCTTCAGAATCAGAAGCACAAATTTGGGCTGAGACTGAATTAAAAGGTTTCTTACAAAACCAAATAGACCGTAACGCACGTCGTATCCGCTTAGTTTCAGAAAGCGTTGAAGATAATGTTGAAGAACGCGCTGAAGAATCAGAAGACAACGCTTAA